Proteins from one Chitinophaga oryzae genomic window:
- a CDS encoding tRNA-(ms[2]io[6]A)-hydroxylase codes for MSKVSILGLKLPTDPRWVNLAAISLQDILTDHAYCEQKAASSAISLIQRNPERERLVQELAPIVTEEWGHFRQVLAEMKKRGLPLGKQRKDDYVNALMDNRAKGGHPDDAFLDALLIFALIEARSCERFRLLSEGLEDEYLREFYRRFMISEAGHYRLFIDLANEYFPEEKVRKRWEEWLKMEAEILKNIEVRGDRMH; via the coding sequence ATGAGTAAAGTATCCATACTCGGATTAAAACTACCTACCGACCCCCGCTGGGTAAACCTCGCAGCGATCTCCCTGCAGGATATCCTCACGGACCATGCCTACTGTGAACAGAAAGCCGCCTCCTCCGCCATCTCCCTCATCCAGCGTAATCCGGAAAGGGAAAGACTGGTACAGGAACTGGCGCCCATCGTCACGGAGGAATGGGGACATTTCCGGCAGGTGCTGGCCGAGATGAAGAAAAGAGGACTCCCCCTGGGAAAACAACGGAAAGACGACTATGTCAACGCCCTCATGGACAACCGCGCCAAAGGCGGCCACCCGGACGACGCCTTCCTCGACGCCCTCCTCATCTTCGCCCTCATCGAAGCCCGCAGCTGCGAACGGTTCCGCCTCCTCAGCGAAGGACTGGAAGACGAATACCTCCGCGAATTCTACCGCCGCTTCATGATCTCCGAAGCCGGCCACTACCGGCTGTTTATCGATCTGGCCAACGAATATTTCCCCGAAGAAAAAGTACGCAAAAGGTGGGAAGAATGGCTGAAAATGGAAGCCGAAATACTAAAGAATATTGAAGTGCGGGGCGACCGCATGCATTGA
- a CDS encoding penicillin acylase family protein, translating to MRIIPAVITAAITLSLTYALSTKIGQVPPMGKLLSPQSGFWQNAEVIGERPHENMVLPGLTGKVEVWYDDRAVPHIFAENEADAYYVQGYVTARDRLWQMELQTYAAAGRLSEILGPGLIKYDRSKRRDGMIYGAERSVAVMETDPATRTAIHSYADGVNAFIAQLTPASLPVEYKILDYKPEKWDVIKSALLLKYMSADLAGFCNDLENTNARRLFSMEDFNLLYPDFQDTLDPIIPKGTAFAAASAKAVAPPDSVLAIDAAYMKFKQDKPDPANGSNNWAVAGSKTRSGAPILCSDPHLGLSLPSLWYEVQIHTPDMNVYGASLPGAPGVIIGFNDHIAWGVTNGEEDVKDYYRMQFRNGKKEYLFNGSYRPAELRVEAIKVRGGATVYDTVAYTVFGPVAFDNTFPEKIAGQSFLAMRWKALDSSNELRTFYRLNKAHNYDEYVDALRTYTCPAQNFVFADKAGDIAIWHNGQYPLRWKDQGKWIMPGSDSSYAWQGYIPHAELPHIKNPERGFVSSANQRATDNTYPYALYSAEYDLFRGERINHRLGEMNGITPQDMMTLQNDNKNLFASTAMPLIRRHIDTAALTDAQRPYWQLLSQWDCVASADSKAATIFNNFWDQLTDTIFRDELEPKDSTVLAMPQPTTALLMLLRDSAVHFVDNINTPQKETLSALVQSAFAAIIPKMAELNKAGKLELGKARGTAIRHLSRAIPAFSAMNLNTGGGRHIVNATKATHGPSWRMIVQLSDKTEAYGIYPGGQSGNPGSPYYDNAVNDWVSGKYYLLHVFDEKEKDDPLIRYKVVFTGK from the coding sequence ATGAGAATCATCCCAGCAGTTATCACCGCAGCAATTACCTTGTCGCTCACTTATGCGCTCAGCACCAAGATAGGTCAGGTTCCCCCAATGGGTAAATTGTTAAGCCCCCAAAGCGGTTTTTGGCAGAACGCCGAAGTGATCGGCGAACGGCCGCATGAAAATATGGTATTACCCGGGCTGACCGGAAAAGTGGAGGTATGGTACGACGATCGTGCCGTGCCGCATATCTTCGCAGAGAATGAAGCCGATGCCTATTATGTGCAGGGCTACGTCACCGCGCGGGACCGTCTCTGGCAGATGGAGCTGCAGACTTATGCAGCTGCCGGCCGGCTGTCGGAGATACTGGGGCCGGGGCTGATCAAGTATGACCGGTCCAAACGCCGCGACGGTATGATATACGGGGCGGAGCGCTCTGTAGCCGTGATGGAAACGGACCCGGCCACCAGAACGGCCATCCATTCGTATGCCGACGGCGTGAACGCCTTCATCGCCCAGCTGACGCCTGCTTCGCTGCCGGTAGAATACAAGATCCTCGATTATAAGCCGGAGAAATGGGACGTGATCAAATCCGCTCTGTTGCTCAAGTATATGTCCGCCGACCTGGCCGGGTTCTGCAACGACCTGGAGAACACCAATGCCCGCCGGTTGTTTTCCATGGAGGACTTCAACCTCCTATATCCCGATTTTCAGGACACTTTGGACCCTATTATCCCCAAGGGGACGGCCTTTGCGGCCGCTTCAGCCAAAGCCGTGGCGCCACCCGACAGCGTGCTGGCTATCGACGCGGCTTACATGAAATTCAAACAGGACAAGCCCGATCCCGCCAATGGCAGTAACAACTGGGCCGTCGCCGGCAGTAAAACACGTTCCGGCGCGCCTATCCTCTGCAGCGACCCCCACCTGGGCCTGAGCCTGCCGTCCCTCTGGTACGAAGTACAGATCCATACGCCTGATATGAACGTTTACGGCGCTTCCCTGCCGGGAGCCCCCGGCGTCATCATCGGCTTCAACGATCATATCGCCTGGGGCGTTACCAACGGTGAAGAAGACGTAAAAGACTATTACCGGATGCAGTTCCGCAACGGTAAAAAAGAATACCTCTTCAACGGCAGCTATCGCCCGGCAGAGCTGCGGGTGGAAGCCATCAAAGTGCGCGGCGGCGCTACTGTGTACGACACCGTGGCCTATACCGTTTTCGGTCCCGTTGCTTTTGACAACACTTTCCCCGAGAAGATCGCCGGACAGTCTTTCCTCGCCATGCGCTGGAAAGCGCTGGACTCGTCCAACGAGCTGCGTACCTTCTACCGCCTCAATAAAGCCCATAATTACGATGAATACGTAGATGCGCTGCGTACATATACCTGTCCCGCCCAGAACTTCGTATTCGCCGATAAAGCCGGCGATATCGCCATCTGGCACAACGGCCAGTACCCGCTTCGCTGGAAAGACCAGGGCAAATGGATCATGCCGGGCAGCGACAGTAGCTATGCCTGGCAGGGATACATCCCGCATGCCGAGCTGCCGCATATCAAAAATCCGGAGCGTGGCTTCGTCAGCTCCGCCAACCAGCGGGCCACTGATAACACGTATCCCTATGCGCTGTACAGCGCAGAATATGATCTCTTCCGCGGCGAACGTATCAACCACCGCCTCGGTGAGATGAACGGCATCACGCCGCAGGACATGATGACGCTGCAGAACGATAACAAAAACCTGTTCGCCTCCACCGCCATGCCGCTGATCCGCAGGCATATCGATACGGCCGCCCTCACCGATGCTCAGCGGCCCTACTGGCAACTGCTGTCGCAGTGGGACTGCGTAGCCTCGGCCGACAGCAAAGCCGCTACCATCTTCAATAACTTCTGGGACCAACTGACAGATACCATTTTCCGCGACGAACTGGAGCCGAAAGACTCCACCGTGCTGGCCATGCCGCAGCCCACCACCGCACTGCTGATGCTGCTGCGCGACAGCGCCGTACACTTTGTGGATAATATCAACACGCCACAGAAGGAGACCCTGTCAGCCCTCGTGCAAAGCGCTTTCGCCGCCATCATTCCCAAAATGGCGGAGCTGAACAAAGCCGGTAAACTGGAGCTGGGCAAAGCCCGCGGTACTGCTATCCGTCACCTTTCCCGCGCTATCCCCGCTTTCAGCGCCATGAACCTCAACACCGGCGGCGGCCGGCATATCGTCAACGCTACCAAAGCAACCCATGGCCCGTCCTGGCGCATGATCGTGCAACTGTCGGATAAAACTGAAGCATACGGCATCTATCCCGGCGGACAAAGCGGCAACCCCGGTAGTCCATACTATGATAACGCCGTAAACGACTGGGTATCCGGTAAATATTACCTGCTGCACGTGTTTGATGAAAAAGAAAAAGATGACCCGCTCATCCGCTACAAAGTGGTGTTTACAGGGAAATAG
- a CDS encoding aminotransferase class I/II-fold pyridoxal phosphate-dependent enzyme: MHRSPEPFLLQPLLQRREQHSFRELRLPGTLVDFCSNDYLGLARGSALQEKVRELQQERPVSHGSTGSRLLAGNYQWINDVEADLAAFHQADAALIYNSGYDANLGLFSCVPQKGDTVVYDQLVHASIRDGMRLSHAQTFSFRHNDLEDLRKKINNAGGNCFVAVESVYSMDGDMAPLQAIVSLCNEYGAYLIVDEAHATGVVGPGGVGLVQALGLEDACFARVHTFGKAVGCHGAVVLGSATLRDYLVNFSRSLIYTTALPSSAIAAIQASYSLFPYMDEARAHLSALIRQFRTGVQSLALLPGETPVQAVLTKGNENTRTIAAMLQSAGLDVRAILHPTVAKGEERLRIVLHSFNTAEETDLLIKVLLH; the protein is encoded by the coding sequence ATGCACAGGAGTCCAGAGCCTTTTTTACTGCAGCCGCTGTTGCAACGGCGCGAACAGCATTCTTTCCGGGAGTTGCGCTTACCGGGTACCCTTGTTGATTTCTGTTCCAATGATTACCTGGGGCTGGCGCGTGGTTCGGCCTTACAGGAGAAGGTGCGGGAGTTGCAGCAGGAGCGGCCGGTATCGCATGGCAGTACCGGTTCGCGGTTGCTGGCAGGCAACTATCAATGGATCAATGATGTGGAGGCCGATTTAGCCGCTTTTCACCAGGCGGATGCAGCGCTGATTTATAATTCCGGTTACGATGCCAACCTGGGGCTGTTTTCCTGCGTGCCGCAGAAAGGCGATACGGTGGTGTATGACCAGCTGGTACATGCTTCTATCCGTGACGGTATGCGGTTGTCGCATGCGCAGACTTTTTCCTTCCGGCATAATGACCTGGAGGACCTCCGTAAAAAAATCAACAATGCCGGCGGCAACTGTTTTGTGGCGGTGGAGTCGGTGTATTCCATGGATGGTGATATGGCGCCTTTGCAGGCCATTGTATCGTTGTGCAACGAATACGGGGCGTACCTGATCGTAGACGAGGCGCATGCCACCGGTGTTGTCGGTCCGGGAGGGGTGGGGCTGGTGCAGGCGCTGGGGCTGGAGGACGCGTGTTTTGCCCGGGTGCATACTTTCGGGAAAGCGGTGGGCTGCCATGGCGCGGTGGTGCTGGGTTCCGCTACGCTGCGGGACTACCTGGTCAACTTCTCCAGGTCGCTGATTTACACCACAGCATTGCCGTCGTCGGCCATTGCGGCTATCCAGGCGAGCTACAGTCTTTTTCCTTATATGGACGAAGCGCGGGCGCATTTGTCGGCTTTGATCCGGCAGTTCCGCACCGGCGTGCAGTCGTTGGCGTTATTACCCGGCGAAACGCCGGTGCAGGCCGTACTGACGAAAGGCAATGAAAACACCCGTACCATTGCAGCGATGCTGCAGTCGGCCGGGCTGGATGTGCGTGCTATCCTGCATCCGACGGTGGCCAAAGGGGAGGAGCGGCTGCGGATTGTGCTGCACAGCTTCAATACCGCCGAAGAAACTGACCTGCTGATAAAAGTCTTGCTGCATTAG
- a CDS encoding AAA family ATPase, which produces MIIWINGAFGVGKSHTSYELVRRLRNAFLFDPEQVGFFLRKYLPNTDQFDDFQKNPLWRQQVLEDLLFCERQNVTTIVPMTVVDDDIFDFIIGGIKERGIDIRHFTLMASKATIEKRLIRRGDKNAWNFKQVDRCLSSLIKTKYATQIDTEINELDEVVELIAKETGQQLVKNRFNIVNKKINWLMMTLKNIR; this is translated from the coding sequence ATGATAATTTGGATTAATGGAGCATTTGGCGTTGGCAAGTCTCATACAAGTTATGAGTTAGTTCGCAGGCTGCGTAATGCTTTCTTATTTGACCCGGAGCAAGTGGGTTTTTTTCTCAGGAAATATCTACCCAATACTGATCAATTTGACGACTTTCAAAAAAACCCTCTTTGGCGGCAACAAGTATTGGAAGACTTGCTTTTTTGCGAACGACAAAATGTAACTACAATTGTACCAATGACAGTTGTGGACGATGATATATTCGACTTCATTATTGGCGGGATCAAAGAGAGAGGCATCGATATAAGGCATTTTACATTGATGGCAAGTAAAGCGACTATTGAAAAAAGACTTATCAGACGTGGTGATAAGAATGCCTGGAATTTCAAACAAGTTGATAGGTGTTTAAGCTCACTGATAAAAACGAAATATGCAACTCAGATTGATACAGAGATTAACGAACTTGACGAGGTTGTTGAATTAATCGCGAAGGAGACTGGGCAACAGCTCGTGAAAAACAGATTTAATATTGTTAACAAAAAAATAAATTGGTTGATGATGACATTAAAAAATATTCGCTAA